In the genome of Pelobacter seleniigenes DSM 18267, one region contains:
- a CDS encoding ferritin-like domain-containing protein: protein MLNETEVNKALASSVQTEKNAMNFYQIAAKEMKDPDAIKTFELLAREERDHAKHFFDKCMCEDLLPPFDEFIEAPPEKSSEWLSDLDKALLENFNDRKAMELAMDKEQKLAESLRAMAAKIADPEVKAVFEENAVSTEHHYALIESEYARLMGMVHETDIDTFVRE from the coding sequence ATGCTGAACGAGACCGAAGTCAACAAGGCTCTGGCCAGCTCGGTGCAAACCGAAAAAAATGCCATGAACTTTTACCAAATAGCTGCCAAAGAAATGAAAGACCCGGACGCTATCAAAACCTTCGAACTGCTGGCCCGTGAAGAACGTGACCATGCCAAGCATTTTTTCGATAAATGCATGTGTGAAGACCTTCTCCCGCCGTTTGATGAATTTATTGAAGCCCCCCCGGAAAAATCCAGCGAATGGCTCTCCGATCTGGACAAAGCCCTGCTGGAAAACTTTAACGATCGCAAGGCCATGGAACTGGCCATGGACAAGGAACAGAAACTGGCGGAAAGCCTGCGCGCCATGGCCGCCAAGATTGCCGACCCGGAAGTTAAAGCGGTTTTTGAGGAGAATGCAGTCTCGACCGAACACCATTATGCGCTCATTGAATCCGAATATGCCCGCCTGATGGGGATGGTTCACGAAACCGATATCGACACCTTCGTCAGAGAATAA
- a CDS encoding FHA domain-containing protein, whose amino-acid sequence MLKIELTYQGAVLETFTTDSGKIQVGRNQQNDIQIDSLAVSGRHALIRKVMNTYVIEDLGSTNGTFVNERKIDKYELLDGDEIIIGKHSLIFHYLGANTPKANNLDQTMILDTRRQKELLSKNRG is encoded by the coding sequence ATGCTGAAGATCGAGTTGACCTATCAGGGCGCGGTGCTCGAAACCTTTACCACCGACAGCGGTAAGATCCAGGTCGGGCGCAACCAGCAGAACGATATTCAGATCGACAGCCTGGCCGTTTCCGGCCGGCATGCGCTGATCAGAAAAGTTATGAATACCTATGTCATCGAAGATCTCGGCAGTACCAACGGCACCTTTGTCAATGAAAGAAAAATCGACAAATACGAACTGCTCGACGGCGATGAGATTATCATCGGTAAACACAGCCTGATTTTTCACTACCTGGGCGCGAACACCCCCAAAGCCAACAACCTTGACCAAACCATGATCCTCGACACCCGGCGGCAGAAAGAGCTGCTCAGCAAAAACCGCGGCTGA
- the yihA gene encoding ribosome biogenesis GTP-binding protein YihA/YsxC, with protein MKIFSAEFIKSAARVAHYPQSELPEVAFAGRSNVGKSSLINVLLNRRNLVRTSSTPGRTQLLNFFNVNNLFSLVDLPGYGFAKVPLTVKKEWGPMIRSYLELRENLQAVVFIMDIRRVPGQEDIQLLDWLEEFGVPTIPVVTKLDKVNRSQRDKQVRVIARETGLPLEAFSLFSAQTREGRDEIWERIEDALALAGPEDSREP; from the coding sequence ATGAAAATTTTTTCCGCTGAATTTATCAAAAGTGCCGCCCGGGTAGCGCATTATCCGCAGAGCGAGCTGCCGGAGGTCGCCTTTGCAGGGCGCAGCAATGTTGGCAAAAGTTCCCTGATCAATGTTCTGCTGAATCGCCGCAATCTGGTGCGGACTTCTTCGACCCCGGGACGGACCCAGCTGCTCAACTTTTTTAACGTTAACAACCTGTTCTCCCTGGTCGATCTGCCCGGCTACGGCTTTGCCAAAGTCCCCCTGACGGTTAAAAAAGAGTGGGGACCGATGATTCGTTCTTATCTGGAACTGCGGGAAAATCTGCAGGCGGTGGTCTTTATCATGGACATCCGCAGGGTGCCGGGGCAAGAAGACATCCAGCTGCTTGACTGGCTGGAGGAGTTCGGGGTGCCAACGATTCCGGTCGTCACCAAGCTGGACAAGGTGAATCGGTCGCAGCGTGACAAGCAGGTGCGGGTGATCGCCCGGGAGACTGGGCTGCCCCTTGAGGCGTTTTCGCTGTTTTCGGCGCAGACCCGGGAAGGCCGGGATGAAATCTGGGAGCGGATTGAGGATGCCCTGGCACTGGCCGGACCGGAGGATAGCCGTGAGCCCTGA
- a CDS encoding anaerobic ribonucleoside-triphosphate reductase activating protein produces the protein MKGFQGTSLLDFPGRVASLVFTGSCNLTCPFCHNGGLVLNPDDYPDIPVEELLADLKKRGGFVDGVVVSGGEPTIDAGLPAFLAQLKALDLAVKVDSNGLAPNVIAALLEQGLVDSLAIDIKTSPARYAELHSGPVDSVALAETVALLATAPVSVEYRTTCIPQLVGAAEIAAIGELLRGAPLWVLQQYVPAHAMSADWQRLDPYPAAQLEALAEQARSYVAQVKLRGI, from the coding sequence ATCAAAGGTTTTCAGGGAACCAGCCTGCTCGATTTCCCGGGGCGGGTCGCGTCCCTGGTCTTTACCGGGAGCTGCAACCTGACCTGTCCTTTTTGCCATAACGGCGGTCTGGTTCTGAATCCGGATGACTATCCGGATATTCCCGTGGAAGAGTTGCTGGCAGACCTGAAAAAACGTGGGGGTTTTGTCGATGGAGTTGTGGTGTCGGGCGGAGAGCCGACCATCGATGCTGGTCTGCCGGCATTTTTAGCCCAGCTCAAGGCTTTGGACCTGGCCGTCAAAGTCGACAGTAACGGTCTTGCTCCCAATGTGATCGCGGCGTTGTTGGAACAGGGGTTGGTCGACTCCTTGGCCATTGATATCAAAACCTCACCAGCCCGTTACGCAGAACTCCATAGCGGGCCGGTGGACAGTGTCGCTCTGGCCGAGACCGTGGCTCTGCTGGCAACCGCTCCGGTCAGCGTCGAGTATCGGACCACCTGCATTCCGCAGCTGGTTGGCGCTGCCGAGATCGCTGCCATCGGGGAGTTGCTGCGCGGTGCGCCGTTGTGGGTCCTGCAGCAATATGTTCCGGCTCATGCCATGAGCGCGGACTGGCAGAGGCTGGATCCTTACCCTGCGGCGCAACTGGAAGCCCTGGCCGAACAGGCCCGGAGCTATGTCGCTCAGGTCAAGTTGCGCGGAATCTGA
- the murI gene encoding glutamate racemase, translated as MRYRAIGIFDSGVGGLTVFKEIAALLPGENLIYLGDTARVPYGTKSVKTVQRYALEAAEFLVDQGVKLLVVACNTASAVALPALRERFKLPVIGVIEPGARRAASSRNRRIGVIGTEGTINSGRYPEAIKALVPDAEIFSAACPLFVPLAEEGWAEHEIARLTAVEYLQPLIQARIDTLVLGCTHYPLLRNTLGKVLGPGVTLVDSAEETAKLVQQLFREQGLAHPAHGGNRAFFVTDVPTRFEAVGRAFLGAQLTKVEQVQIG; from the coding sequence GTGCGTTATCGAGCCATCGGTATTTTTGATTCCGGTGTCGGTGGTCTGACTGTTTTCAAGGAAATAGCCGCATTACTGCCAGGAGAAAATCTCATCTATCTCGGGGACACGGCCCGGGTTCCCTATGGAACCAAAAGTGTCAAAACCGTCCAGCGTTATGCTCTGGAAGCGGCCGAATTTCTGGTTGACCAGGGGGTCAAGTTGTTGGTCGTCGCCTGTAATACGGCTTCTGCCGTTGCCTTGCCCGCTTTGCGTGAGCGCTTCAAACTGCCGGTGATCGGCGTGATTGAGCCAGGCGCCCGGCGCGCTGCCAGCAGTCGCAATCGGCGGATCGGGGTGATCGGTACCGAAGGAACCATCAACAGCGGCCGCTATCCGGAGGCGATCAAGGCTCTGGTTCCGGATGCGGAAATTTTTTCCGCGGCCTGTCCGTTGTTTGTGCCCCTGGCTGAAGAGGGCTGGGCCGAACATGAAATCGCCCGGTTGACCGCTGTGGAGTATCTGCAACCGTTGATTCAGGCGCGCATCGACACCCTGGTCCTGGGTTGTACGCACTATCCCCTGTTGCGCAATACCCTCGGCAAGGTCCTCGGGCCCGGGGTCACGCTGGTCGACTCAGCCGAGGAGACCGCGAAGCTGGTGCAGCAGCTGTTCCGCGAGCAGGGGCTGGCGCATCCCGCTCATGGTGGTAACAGGGCTTTTTTCGTGACGGACGTACCAACCCGTTTCGAGGCCGTGGGGCGCGCTTTTCTGGGGGCTCAATTGACAAAAGTGGAACAGGTTCAGATAGGTTGA
- a CDS encoding bifunctional cobalt-precorrin-7 (C(5))-methyltransferase/cobalt-precorrin-6B (C(15))-methyltransferase produces the protein MKSIHVIGAGIAGQEGFTPRAVELIEQSELLFGSARLLKLFPDYGGEKVLIEDETRAEMVSRLSDFAGRAVVLSSGDPLFFGVGRYLLRNLTDELIEFLPNVTSVQYAFAKIREPWDDTIFVSAQARELKEVVDRIVANDKAAVLTDSINTPGMIGRELLSRQRSGYKAFLCENLGTPEEKIRVTDIRGLLELDVAPLNLLILIKEYEADAQQYVPTLGIPDDEFVSIKKLITKEEIRVVTLAKLKLRHDMCLWDIGAGSGSICIEADHLLPNGRIFAIERNEECRQFIKENLQKFNTRNVALIEGDAPDCLDELPDPDRVFIGGSGGRLWDILETVDQRLGSGGRIVLNAITLDTLTAANEFFGNAGYLVEVVTVNIARTRPYSNYKMFEAYDPVYILTAVKE, from the coding sequence ATGAAATCGATTCATGTTATCGGAGCTGGAATAGCCGGGCAGGAAGGGTTTACCCCCCGGGCGGTGGAGCTGATCGAACAGAGTGAACTGCTGTTCGGCTCGGCTCGGCTGCTGAAGCTGTTTCCGGATTATGGCGGGGAAAAAGTGCTCATTGAAGATGAGACCCGGGCCGAAATGGTGTCCCGGCTGAGCGATTTTGCGGGGCGGGCCGTGGTTCTGTCCTCTGGAGATCCGCTCTTCTTCGGGGTCGGCCGCTATTTGCTCCGCAACCTGACCGACGAGCTGATTGAGTTTTTGCCGAATGTCACCTCGGTTCAATACGCCTTTGCCAAAATCCGCGAACCCTGGGATGACACGATTTTTGTCTCTGCCCAGGCTAGGGAACTGAAAGAGGTGGTTGATCGCATCGTTGCCAATGATAAGGCCGCGGTCCTCACTGACAGTATCAATACCCCGGGAATGATCGGGCGGGAATTGCTCAGCCGGCAGCGCAGCGGCTACAAAGCGTTCTTGTGTGAGAACCTGGGGACCCCGGAAGAGAAGATCCGGGTCACGGATATCCGTGGTCTGCTCGAACTGGACGTTGCCCCGCTGAACCTGCTGATCCTCATCAAAGAGTATGAAGCGGATGCGCAGCAGTATGTGCCGACCCTCGGTATTCCGGATGATGAATTTGTCAGTATTAAAAAGTTGATCACCAAGGAGGAGATCCGGGTGGTGACTCTGGCCAAATTGAAGCTGCGCCATGACATGTGCCTCTGGGATATCGGCGCCGGTTCCGGTTCGATCTGTATCGAGGCCGATCACCTGCTCCCGAACGGGCGAATCTTTGCCATCGAGCGCAATGAGGAATGCCGCCAGTTCATCAAGGAGAACCTGCAGAAATTCAACACCCGCAACGTCGCGCTGATCGAAGGGGATGCGCCGGATTGTCTCGACGAACTGCCTGATCCGGACCGGGTTTTTATCGGCGGTAGCGGCGGACGGTTGTGGGACATCCTGGAAACCGTTGATCAACGCCTCGGCAGCGGCGGGCGGATTGTGCTCAATGCCATTACCCTGGATACCCTGACCGCGGCCAATGAATTTTTCGGCAACGCCGGCTACCTGGTTGAAGTGGTCACGGTCAATATCGCCAGAACCCGTCCCTATTCAAACTATAAGATGTTCGAAGCCTATGACCCGGTCTATATCCTGACCGCAGTCAAAGAGTAG
- a CDS encoding Stp1/IreP family PP2C-type Ser/Thr phosphatase, giving the protein MKLEACGKTDTGLQRSNNEDSFHIDLANGLFIVADGMGGHAAGEVASRLAIETVCTALAKRNAADLNLWLGKAVRAANAEIRQAAEVNPAWHKMGTTLTILALSDNQARLAHIGDSRFYRLRNKELQQLSEDHSLVAEQLRMGIITAEDARRSNLGNLLTQAVGITTELDICKKNIPLAARDRLLLCSDGLTTMLKDAAIARCLSQGTPAQACADLIEKALAAGGLDNVTVVVVDIIELDESTTSAPGN; this is encoded by the coding sequence ATGAAGCTGGAAGCCTGTGGAAAAACGGATACCGGTCTGCAACGCAGCAACAACGAGGACAGTTTTCATATCGACCTGGCCAACGGTCTGTTTATTGTTGCGGACGGAATGGGCGGGCATGCGGCCGGCGAAGTGGCCAGTCGCCTGGCCATCGAAACGGTCTGCACCGCCCTGGCCAAAAGGAATGCCGCGGACCTGAACCTGTGGCTCGGCAAAGCGGTCCGCGCCGCCAATGCTGAGATCCGTCAGGCCGCGGAGGTCAATCCAGCCTGGCATAAGATGGGAACCACCCTGACGATTCTGGCCCTGAGTGACAATCAGGCCAGGCTCGCCCATATCGGCGACAGTCGCTTCTACCGCTTGCGCAACAAAGAGCTCCAACAGCTCAGCGAAGACCATTCCCTGGTTGCGGAGCAACTGCGCATGGGGATCATCACTGCCGAGGACGCCCGCCGCTCCAACCTTGGCAATCTGCTGACCCAGGCAGTCGGCATTACAACGGAACTGGACATCTGTAAAAAAAACATCCCGCTCGCGGCCCGGGATCGGCTGCTGCTGTGCAGCGACGGGCTGACCACGATGCTGAAAGACGCCGCGATTGCCCGTTGTCTGAGTCAGGGCACCCCGGCCCAGGCCTGTGCCGATTTGATTGAAAAAGCCCTGGCCGCCGGCGGGCTGGACAACGTCACGGTCGTGGTGGTGGATATTATTGAACTGGATGAATCGACAACATCGGCGCCTGGCAATTAA
- a CDS encoding tRNA-dihydrouridine synthase family protein, with product MNALPWQPSEKPLMLAPMQGLTNEALRQCFIERYCPDILFTEFVRVNSQSRKRIAKADLAEIKAHREATPLVVQLIGNAPAALADAAQRVQTVGCGYLNLNLGCPYGRMTTGATGGELLKNPLALAGLLAELRAVITGSFSVKCRAGYDDPRQLFDLLPVFADSGVDFLILHPRTVVQKYAGVADHELTAEAVQRTALPVIANGDICTAGQARLLLQQAGVAGVMLGRGALADPLLFKRIRGQEPDCVDEGQRRLELYAFIADLLPRYLIKFCGERQALMKLKDVLNFIPDPLLQRDLGKLKRAVTVERFNALLSERFLAPAGI from the coding sequence ATGAATGCTTTACCCTGGCAGCCGTCGGAAAAGCCGCTGATGCTGGCCCCGATGCAGGGGCTGACCAATGAGGCGTTGCGCCAGTGTTTCATAGAGCGCTATTGCCCGGATATCCTTTTTACCGAGTTTGTCCGCGTCAACAGCCAGTCGCGTAAACGCATCGCCAAGGCCGACCTGGCTGAAATCAAGGCGCATCGGGAGGCCACGCCGCTGGTTGTCCAGTTGATCGGCAACGCTCCGGCGGCCCTGGCCGATGCGGCCCAGCGGGTCCAGACGGTGGGCTGTGGTTATCTTAACCTGAATCTGGGGTGTCCCTACGGCCGCATGACGACCGGCGCAACCGGCGGTGAACTGCTGAAAAATCCCCTGGCCCTGGCCGGTTTGCTGGCTGAGCTGAGAGCCGTGATCACGGGCAGCTTTTCGGTCAAATGCCGGGCCGGTTATGATGATCCGCGGCAGCTATTCGATTTGCTGCCGGTCTTTGCCGATAGTGGTGTCGATTTTCTGATCCTGCATCCGCGCACTGTCGTGCAGAAGTATGCCGGGGTCGCAGACCATGAGCTGACTGCCGAAGCGGTTCAGCGCACCGCCTTGCCGGTGATCGCCAACGGCGATATCTGCACAGCCGGACAAGCCCGGCTGCTACTGCAACAGGCCGGTGTTGCCGGGGTGATGCTCGGCCGCGGAGCCCTCGCCGATCCTTTGCTGTTCAAACGGATTCGCGGGCAGGAACCCGACTGTGTCGATGAAGGGCAGCGGCGCCTGGAACTGTATGCCTTTATTGCCGACCTGCTGCCGCGCTATCTGATCAAGTTCTGCGGGGAGCGACAGGCGTTGATGAAGCTCAAGGATGTGCTGAATTTTATCCCCGACCCGCTTCTCCAGCGCGACTTGGGGAAGTTGAAACGGGCGGTCACTGTCGAGCGTTTTAATGCATTGCTCAGCGAGCGCTTCCTGGCCCCGGCGGGCATTTGA
- a CDS encoding serine/threonine-protein kinase — protein MRFLTQMGTSPWLLLPALGLLLLAASLLESGILQPLEYPVYDSLLTLRPALSQERVTLIAIDQRSRMDFADDLETPETLAVMLRQVQRLGAASTALLQPLPVNPDQANRLLNAIDPNKVVLTLAAARQPTPQQSKPPTALTIPNIPSTAVSRHQPAYLQNPLAPWRQQRPQPEGFLFPHADALAEAGRAGHLLFSPDCDGRVRNLGLLVPWAGRLLPALPLQLALQAAQLKSDQLQHPPSTANGALTAAGLEIPVHGFFRSLVDFSGQHRPFQTVSASDLLADRLPANSLQGRTVLIGPTDGFGDRQRVPGFGTVSTSELAAWATATLLADSPLQRPPWAWLAEAGVQLYFILLLLLLIPRLSLRAGSMTLALFLSGWILFAACALVFAGLWLKIIPAVLFCSGGFLLLRRQHGLSELDRHRQESTRLLAQRFQEQGLLDLALEKALLLKPGAKANREIIYTIGLECERKRSPQNAATAYRHLLQGGRFRDCASRLKQLDQDNGTVTLARADATLVLEKPGEKPTLGRYRIEQELGQGAMGVVYLGIDPKINREVAIKTLPYQNIEPNLLNSVKERFFREAEAIGQLNHPNLLAIYDIGEEKDLAFLAMELLTGKDLSHYCTAGKLLPVPAVVDIVTQVASGLACAHEQGIVHRDIKPANLFLQDNGQVKVTDFGIARFTAASATETGIVLGTPNYMSPEQIAGKKVDGRSDLFSLGVVMYELLSGSKPFQGDNITTLMFNITHGNYPPLREVRPKLPAAVYPLVGKLMQKNLTRRFKTAAALYQELNELRKELGQG, from the coding sequence ATGCGTTTTCTCACGCAAATGGGAACCTCTCCCTGGTTGCTGTTGCCGGCCCTGGGCCTGCTCCTTCTCGCCGCGTCTTTGCTTGAGAGCGGCATTCTGCAGCCCCTGGAATACCCGGTTTATGATAGTCTGCTGACCCTGCGCCCGGCCCTGAGCCAGGAGCGGGTGACCCTGATCGCCATCGATCAGCGCAGCCGAATGGATTTCGCCGACGATCTTGAGACGCCGGAAACCCTTGCCGTCATGCTCCGCCAGGTGCAACGGCTGGGAGCGGCAAGCACGGCTCTGCTGCAGCCGCTGCCGGTCAATCCTGATCAGGCGAACCGGCTGCTGAATGCCATCGACCCGAACAAAGTGGTCCTGACCCTTGCCGCGGCTCGGCAACCAACCCCGCAGCAGAGCAAACCGCCGACAGCATTGACCATCCCGAACATCCCGTCCACGGCAGTTTCCCGTCACCAGCCCGCTTATTTGCAGAATCCGCTGGCTCCCTGGCGGCAACAACGCCCACAGCCCGAAGGATTTTTGTTCCCCCATGCAGACGCGTTGGCTGAAGCCGGACGCGCCGGTCACCTGCTTTTTTCCCCGGACTGTGACGGCCGGGTGCGCAACCTGGGCCTGCTCGTCCCCTGGGCCGGCCGGTTGCTGCCAGCGCTGCCGTTGCAGCTGGCCCTGCAGGCCGCACAGCTGAAGAGTGACCAGTTGCAGCACCCGCCCAGTACCGCGAACGGAGCGCTGACCGCTGCCGGCCTCGAGATCCCCGTGCACGGCTTTTTTCGCTCCCTGGTCGATTTTTCCGGCCAGCACCGGCCCTTTCAAACGGTCAGTGCCAGTGACCTGCTGGCCGATCGCCTGCCGGCAAACAGCTTGCAGGGGCGCACAGTCCTGATCGGCCCGACCGATGGTTTCGGCGACCGCCAGCGCGTCCCCGGCTTCGGAACCGTCAGCACCAGCGAACTAGCGGCCTGGGCCACGGCAACCCTGCTGGCCGACAGTCCTCTGCAACGTCCGCCCTGGGCCTGGCTGGCCGAAGCCGGCGTACAGCTCTATTTCATCCTGTTGCTGCTGTTGTTGATCCCGCGCCTGTCCCTGCGGGCCGGGAGCATGACCCTGGCATTGTTCCTGAGCGGCTGGATCCTGTTTGCGGCCTGTGCCCTGGTCTTTGCCGGCCTCTGGCTGAAAATCATCCCCGCGGTTCTTTTCTGCAGCGGTGGCTTTCTGCTGCTGCGCAGACAGCATGGGCTGTCCGAGCTGGATCGCCATCGCCAGGAAAGCACCCGGCTGCTCGCCCAGCGTTTCCAGGAGCAGGGGCTCCTTGATCTGGCGCTGGAAAAGGCCCTGCTGCTCAAACCCGGGGCCAAGGCCAACCGTGAGATCATTTACACCATCGGCCTCGAATGTGAACGCAAACGCAGCCCGCAAAACGCCGCAACAGCCTACCGCCATCTTCTTCAGGGGGGGCGTTTTCGGGATTGTGCCAGCCGCCTGAAACAACTCGATCAGGATAACGGTACGGTCACGCTGGCCAGGGCCGATGCCACCCTGGTTCTTGAAAAGCCGGGAGAAAAACCGACCCTGGGGCGCTATCGCATTGAGCAGGAGCTGGGACAGGGAGCCATGGGCGTGGTCTATCTCGGCATCGATCCCAAAATCAATCGTGAGGTCGCCATCAAAACCCTGCCCTACCAGAACATTGAGCCGAACCTGTTGAACAGCGTCAAAGAGCGGTTTTTCCGCGAGGCGGAAGCCATCGGCCAGCTGAACCACCCTAACCTGCTCGCAATCTACGACATCGGCGAAGAAAAGGACCTGGCTTTTCTGGCCATGGAACTGCTCACCGGCAAGGACCTGAGCCACTACTGCACAGCCGGCAAGCTGCTGCCGGTCCCGGCGGTCGTCGACATTGTCACCCAGGTGGCAAGCGGTCTCGCCTGCGCCCATGAGCAGGGAATCGTTCACCGCGACATCAAACCGGCCAATCTGTTTCTGCAGGACAACGGCCAGGTCAAGGTGACCGATTTCGGCATTGCCCGCTTCACCGCGGCTTCGGCAACGGAAACCGGCATCGTGCTCGGCACTCCCAACTACATGTCCCCGGAACAGATCGCCGGCAAAAAAGTCGATGGCCGCTCAGACCTGTTCTCCCTGGGTGTCGTTATGTACGAATTACTCAGCGGCAGCAAACCTTTTCAGGGTGACAACATCACCACTTTGATGTTCAATATTACCCACGGCAATTATCCGCCACTGCGGGAAGTCCGCCCCAAACTCCCGGCGGCCGTCTATCCGCTGGTGGGCAAACTGATGCAGAAAAATCTGACCCGGCGCTTCAAAACAGCGGCCGCACTTTACCAGGAACTTAACGAATTGCGAAAGGAACTGGGACAGGGATGA
- the cobC gene encoding alpha-ribazole phosphatase gives MKATRLHLLRHGQVEGYQEKRYNGQGDVRLTDLGRQQSAAFAGRFQHHKLSAIYSSDLYRCRVAADQIALLQNIAPLYREDLRELHIGDWEGRTWEQLQQEYPELWQARLNDIVNVAPPGGESMLQMAERIRPAVKEIINAHVGGEIVLVAHGGVNRVILLDAIGASLERLFHIEQDYGCHNIIDYFTDGIAVVKRLNG, from the coding sequence ATGAAGGCAACCAGACTGCACCTGTTGCGCCACGGACAGGTTGAGGGTTACCAGGAAAAACGCTACAACGGCCAGGGTGACGTACGCCTGACCGATCTGGGCAGGCAACAGTCAGCCGCTTTTGCCGGGCGGTTTCAACATCATAAATTGAGCGCCATTTATTCCAGCGACCTGTATCGGTGCCGGGTGGCCGCGGATCAGATCGCGCTGTTGCAGAACATTGCGCCGCTTTATCGCGAGGACCTGCGGGAACTGCACATCGGCGATTGGGAAGGGCGCACCTGGGAGCAGCTGCAACAGGAATACCCAGAGTTGTGGCAGGCCCGCCTCAACGATATCGTCAATGTGGCGCCCCCGGGCGGGGAGAGCATGCTGCAGATGGCCGAGCGGATCCGGCCGGCGGTCAAGGAGATCATCAATGCCCATGTCGGCGGCGAGATCGTGCTCGTGGCGCATGGCGGCGTCAACCGGGTCATTCTGCTGGATGCCATCGGCGCTTCCCTGGAGCGGCTGTTTCATATTGAACAGGATTACGGCTGCCACAACATTATCGATTATTTTACCGACGGTATCGCGGTCGTCAAACGCCTGAACGGCTGA
- a CDS encoding GerMN domain-containing protein, whose protein sequence is MKKFVLSLLGVLLIGILAGYGISWLLQQPGKKQQEVKVAVQEELPGREVLLYFTDPSGAYLVPEYRNIAGCELESDCVRGLIQELVTGSRQGGIAVLPKETKVLDVGIENDLVRVDFSRQLVDLHPGGSLTELLTVYSLANSLNENFPYLRQLQILVDGQIRQTLKGHVRIDQPVYADFSFGQPPELGGETPAPGKDTAEKGELSIDQLIQDAESGKGKAQ, encoded by the coding sequence ATGAAAAAGTTTGTATTAAGTCTGCTGGGAGTCCTGCTGATCGGTATTCTGGCTGGCTATGGGATCAGCTGGCTGCTGCAGCAGCCAGGCAAAAAACAGCAAGAGGTGAAGGTGGCGGTCCAGGAAGAGCTTCCCGGGCGCGAGGTGCTGCTCTACTTTACCGACCCTTCCGGAGCGTACCTGGTTCCGGAATACCGGAACATTGCCGGGTGCGAGCTTGAAAGTGACTGTGTCCGCGGGTTGATCCAGGAACTGGTCACCGGTTCCCGGCAGGGCGGGATTGCCGTTCTCCCCAAAGAGACCAAAGTCCTTGACGTCGGGATCGAAAACGATCTGGTCAGGGTCGATTTTTCCCGCCAGCTGGTTGACCTCCATCCCGGCGGCAGTCTGACCGAGCTGCTCACGGTGTACAGCCTGGCCAACAGCCTGAATGAAAATTTCCCCTATTTGCGGCAATTGCAGATTCTTGTTGATGGCCAGATCCGGCAAACTTTAAAAGGGCATGTGCGGATCGATCAACCTGTTTATGCCGATTTCAGTTTCGGTCAGCCGCCTGAGCTCGGTGGCGAGACACCAGCGCCGGGGAAGGATACTGCCGAGAAGGGGGAATTAAGTATCGACCAGTTGATTCAGGATGCCGAGAGCGGCAAAGGCAAGGCGCAGTAA
- a CDS encoding ferritin has protein sequence MLNQKLVSAINDQIQYEIYSALTYKAMQAYFEAEDLPGMANWMDVQFQEEMAHAEKMFQFVCETGGRVQLQQIDAPRNEYASPLEAFEVSLEHEQSVTARINNLMDLAQQEKDHAAQIFLQWFITEQIEEEASVNLIIAKLKRVKEDGRGLMMIDQELASRTFTPIAAAE, from the coding sequence ATGCTCAACCAGAAACTCGTCAGTGCCATCAACGATCAGATTCAATATGAGATTTATTCAGCTTTAACCTACAAAGCCATGCAGGCATATTTCGAAGCGGAAGATCTTCCCGGCATGGCCAACTGGATGGACGTTCAATTCCAGGAAGAAATGGCTCATGCGGAAAAAATGTTCCAGTTTGTCTGCGAAACCGGCGGCCGGGTGCAACTGCAGCAGATCGATGCCCCGCGCAACGAATACGCGTCACCGCTGGAGGCATTTGAAGTGTCCCTCGAACACGAACAGTCGGTGACCGCCAGAATCAATAACCTGATGGACCTTGCCCAACAGGAAAAAGACCATGCCGCGCAGATTTTTCTGCAGTGGTTTATCACCGAACAGATTGAAGAAGAAGCCAGTGTCAACCTCATCATTGCCAAGTTGAAAAGAGTTAAAGAGGACGGCCGCGGACTGATGATGATCGATCAGGAGCTCGCCAGCCGGACCTTTACCCCGATTGCTGCAGCTGAGTGA
- a CDS encoding DUF3820 family protein, which translates to MAIDSLPDPQHLRQLALAVMPYGKYAGRYLVDLPEPYVVWLVKQELPAGLLGQQLLEIYEIKVNGLEGLLRRLIREAGR; encoded by the coding sequence ATGGCAATTGACAGTCTCCCCGATCCGCAACATTTACGCCAGTTGGCGCTGGCCGTCATGCCCTACGGTAAATACGCCGGTCGCTACCTGGTCGATCTGCCGGAACCCTATGTGGTCTGGCTGGTCAAGCAGGAACTCCCGGCGGGGCTGCTCGGGCAGCAGCTGCTGGAAATTTACGAAATCAAGGTCAATGGTCTGGAAGGGCTGCTGCGGCGGCTGATCCGTGAGGCGGGCCGATGA